In the Chaetodon trifascialis isolate fChaTrf1 chromosome 15, fChaTrf1.hap1, whole genome shotgun sequence genome, aagaggagggccaggagggagagaaggctggagggcaggaggagatGTCTGGCTGTACAGACAGCCCTaggggaggtgaaggaggaggaggaataggagaaggaggagaaggcaTTAGCATGGCAGGGACGGAAGAGGTGCAGCAACCTGATGACGGAGGCTCTCTAGCCTCCACTCTCAACAaactgaagatgatgatgaaaaaagagGAGGGATATGCTGGACAGGAGCCTCAGTACTATCACTATGTACCTCCAGCTCACTGTCGGGTGAAGCCTCACTTCCAGTTTTTGCTGTTTATGAAGGCCACTGACCAGTGTCAgagcaaagaagaggaagacgaagaagacgggcaggaggagaaaagggtTGAGGACAGTTCTGGACAGCCAGAGCCCAATGTTACAGAGTGTAAGCCTGAAAAAGAACACAGTAATGTCACCTCAACCCCTGAACCAGAGCCAGCTCCTCAGTCACCTATAGTAAAGATGGAGGATGTCTCTTCATGTGCAGCAGATACAGCGTCCATGGTGTCCACTTCCCCCACACAAAAAGTCGAGAGCGCACTGGACACTCTGGATTCCAACACTGGTCCTAAAATCCCCACAGGCCCCTTCTTCCCAGTCCTGAGCAAAGATGAGAGCACTACACTGCAGTGGCCCTCTGAGCTCCTTGAATTTACAAAAGCTCAGCCTTCTCTGTCTTACAGCTGTAATCCGCTCTACTTTGACTTCAAGCTGTCCCGCAACAAAGGATTGCGTGGAGGGAAAGCAGCAAAGTCCCCTAAACCGTGTGAAGAGTCTGGTGACAAGGGACAAGAGATGGCTACCTCAACAGCTGAAGTAGACACTACTACTAAACCTGGCACCAGCACTGACAAAGATAAGCCAATGATGAAGGGAGAGGCCGGGCAGTCAGAAGGTGATGAGCAAAAGCCTGCGATTGGCAGCAGtagtgcaaagaaaaaaaagaagaagaagaagcataaGAAGTCTGCAAAGCACTCTAAAcgcaaaggaaaagaaaaagtaaaagaagaTGCGGAGGGAGAGAATGTGGTAACGCAAGAGAAgcccaaaaagaagaaaaaacacaaacggaagaagagcaaaaacaagGCTCCGGATCAAGATGAGGCAACAGGTGATGAAAAGGCTAAACCAAAGTCAGAAGATAAAGCTGTTGCTTCCTCTGCTCAGGCGACAACTGGAGGGGCAGGGGCTACAGGAAATACAGGGGCAGAACCGGGCAAGAGGAAACGTGCTACGAAGGAAGTGCCTTGCAAGTctggagcagaggaaggaggagccGGAAAAGGCGCCGACAAGGCCAACTCCTCAGAGGAGCACAGTGGCACCAAGCGACAAAAGACTGACTCCAGTGCACCTCAAAGTgcctcctgctccacctcagccCAAAAGAGTCCTGGGCCTGGTAGACCTCCCAGCAGCGAGAGTGAAGATGAAGGGGGCACTAAGACTCAGCGGTCACGTCATCATCATAGGTCAAGTCCTCGGGAACAACGGCGCCACCATAGTGATGAATCAGGGCGGTCTTGCAGCCGCTCTTCAAGACGGGGGGAAAGACGAGGCAGCAGCCGTCGGCGCCATCGCGGCCAAACCTCCCGTAGTCACTCTTactccagcagctctgagcgCTCCTCAGCAGGCAGCAGCGCCTACAGCCACCGTAGCCGCAGCTACTCAGACAGCTACAGCGACTACAGCACGGAGGGCCGCAGACGGAGGCACTCCAAACGTTCGACAGACTCTGAGTACGAGCGGAGGGGAAGCCGAGGTCGTAGACGATCCAGGAGACATCAgtactcctcttcctcttcagacGACTCCCGCTCACGTTCACACAGCTACAGCCGCAGGAAGAGGCACCGGAGGCACCACAGGAGCAGCTCAAGAAGCTCTAGCAGCTGGAGCCGCAGCACCAGTGCAAGATCCTGGAGGCACAGCTACAGCCGTAGCCACAGCTCTGCAAGccgctcctccagctccaccaaAGGCTCCCCACGCCGACGTGCCCCCAGGGGTCGAGGCGACACTGACACACACCGCAGAGACTTTAACCGCTCTCGCATCTACCGCTCCCAGTCTCCACGTTCATCTTCATCAAGAGGCCTTAACCGCAACACCCATTCATCCAGCTCGCAGTCACTGAGGCCAGGGGGGTCCCGAGATGCAGgggagcagaaaaacagccttACCGCACGCCAGTTGCTGGAGAAGGTTCAGTCTAAAAAAAGCTCTGATGATTCGGTCACTGGAACAAAATCTGGGATTAAGATTAAGGACCCGCCACAGGGATACTTTGGTCCCAAACTACCGCCGACCCTGGGAAGCAAAGCCATGCTGCCTCTTTTTGGTAAACTGCAGGCGGGGAAGAAACCAGTGATCCCCCTGACAAGACCTGACGAGGGGGAGAAATCAGGAGGCGGGAAGGGCTCTGAGGCTGAGGCAGAGGTTATCCTGGTAGAGCCTATTAGGGAGttcccccctccacctccacctcctgctccaccagTCCAGAAGGTTGAGGAGGCCCCACAGACCACAGTGGTGCAAGAGGAGACGCAGCAACCCACTACAGAAGCCCAGGTGCACCAAGAACCCCGGCCGCTGTTTGAGCAGGATCCTTCCATGATGATGCCCCAGTACCAAGGAGAACCAGGACAGGATCCTTCTCAGAACCCCCTGATGGAGTCCCTCATGccagaaatgcagcagcagcagcctcaaatGCATGCATACCCCGCTTACCCACCACCCAACCTGGAGGAGGATGGCAtggaggcggaggaggacgGACTGGCTCCATTGGAGAGTCAGCCCATTACGTTCACaccagaggagatggagaaataCAGTAAGCTGCAACAGGCTGCTCAGCagcacatccagcagcagcttttggCCAAGCAGGTTAAGACATTTCCATCTgccgctgcagctgcagccgctgctgcagctgcagccaactTGGCCCCAGCTCCCCCTCCCCCAGCCCTGCAGCAGATCCACATTCAGCAGCCCACTGTGTCTGTAGCCTCTGGCACGTCAATCACCACAGTGCAACATGCCATTCTGCAGCACCACGCTGCCACTGCTGCAGCCATGGGCATCCACCCAGCGCATCCCCACCACCCACACCCTGCACATGCACAGTTGGCCCAGGTACACCACATTCCCCAGCATCACCTCACCCCcatctctttgtctcctttGGGCCCCTCCCTTGGTCACTCTCTGGGACACTCACTAGGACACGCTGGGCTGATTCCTGCCCACCCGACAGCCTTCCTCTCTGGTCAGCCCATACATATTATCCCAGCTTCTGCACTTCACCACACCCCTTTAGCGCTCCACCATGTACCCCATACAGCCCTCTACCCCACACTTTTCACACCCAGGCCCTCACAGGCTGCTGCAGCCGCAGCTCTTCAACTTCACCCCCTGCTACACCCTATTTTCTCAGGACAGGACCTCCAGCACCCTCCTAATCACGGCTCTTGAGTAATGATGCAAGTGAAGGAATAAAGTCACAGCACCCAACCACTGGAAGAAAGACTGAACCTAACCGGCTTGGTTTAGGGTTTTAAAGATGAAGTCTTTTCGACACCATGCAGGCAGTGAGACAAGAAGCTGTCATAAACCGCCATTTTACTGGCCTACACAGTGCAGCAAGTTGTAGCCACAAAGTGGTGCTGCCTGTGTTGGGGTTAAAATTGACACTAACATTTTCTTCTGGCtcatgtcagtttgttttttttttctcctgttttgccCTGAATTTTTAAAACAGGGTGTAGATTTACAGAGACTTCCTCAAGACATTGGTTTATAGTCCAGCTTGAGGTATGCTAACACCACCCATTTGTTTTTGAACGATGAGTCAAAGCAACCACTGGAGATGTTCTTTGTTATCCACATAAAaatattattctgttttttgctAATGTTGGCAACCAGTCAGACGCAGTGGCTGACACTACGCAGTCATGTTGGGAGGAGTGGTGTTGTTCTGGAGAGGAACAGCTTCGATTCTGTAATGTAATGTTCAGAGACAAACTTTCATAATTACTGATATTCTCTTTATGTTCACATATGACTACTTGCTCTCAAATAATTTGTAATGCAGTAACCTGTACATATATCAGTGTGTAATGTGAAGAATCCCACCAATGATGACCATATGACATTACAGCTATGGTGTCCAAATCGGTATGACGTTGTCACATAAGGACCCCCTCTCTGAGTGAGGGGAAATGTGATGAAGGGGGTTTAACATCCCTGATGCTCTGAGGCAAAGCTCATGTTCCCTGTGGTGAGGGTACACCTGAATGAATTGCACTGAAACCTGTACATCGAGATGGTGCGTTTGCATCATGTAACAATAAGATTGTAGTATACTGCAAtaattgtatttttctgtttttaaattattttccaGAATGCTCTTCAAAAGAAgggctgttttgcttttgtgtaattttgtaaataaaactgcTGTAGATTAACCTATTAACATTGTAGAGGTTTGAGGCTGGCATTGGAAAGAGCAGGGTGGGAGGAGGACGTGCGTTTTATCAAAGTTGTTTCTAAATTGCCCCGGCTAAGATGGGCTGGGACGGCAAAGGAATAGTCATCTGTCAAACAGTAGCAActctgtattttttaaaaacttaCTGTTTCAGCAAATAAAATCTTGAGTTTAcgtgttttttttccttaatatgTTACAATGTTAATGAAACTCACGTGTAAACATTTAATCTTCTGACTACTCAGCTGACACAACACGTAGAAAGCGATCCCTGCAGAGGTCtgttggaaatgaaaacactagGTGGTGCCCTAGTTGCCTTGAATTGACTTGTGAAAGCAGGAAATCCATAAAAAGTGAATCAGCAGGAGAGTTCACACACCGACCCACCTGTACTGCAGCGTAGTGAGGAGGAAAGCTCTCACGTTTGTTCCTGTAATTTGATGAAGATAAACCAAggaaatgaaacatgttttattctaATAAGAGAATGGAGCCACTCACATAGTGAGACTAGATGGAAGCATAAATCAGAGAATTATACAACAATTACAAAATAATGTCTGCTGCCGCTGTTTTTCCGAGCAGATTCTTGTTGCCACCCCGTCGATCTCTAGTGTTTAACGTTAAAATCGTCTCCAGGGAGCGTTCGTAATGAAACATGGAGCTTAACAAGGCAGAATGACACACATTACTGACAGATCAAGGAGCGAAACAAACCGAACAGCTTTTCACTAGAGGCAAAAGCAAGTGGAGTAGAAAGAtcagtatttttaaaaagcCGTTTGGGTACAGAGACAACGGCAATTTACAGTTGCAGAGTGGTTTTTCGTAAAAAAGACAAGTGGCTGAGTGGCAGTGATCTGAGGGAAGCAGCAGACCGATGATGAAGTTCAGTGCTGCTCGGATCTTCATGTGGAATAAAATACTGCATGTAATTAAGGTCTTATTCAACCGTGCCATTTTGCAGGTGCCCAAAATAATTTATTTGGTGGACAACAAACTATAATGGCATGATTTGTAAAAAATTACTTAAATCTGGTGTTAAAAAGTCACTTCTGCCACTTTTCATATTATGAGGGATGATGCGCCGCAGAAATGTCCACAAGTGACCAAAAAACTGCCGTTGTTGATGGATGGTGGTCAGCCCAGGTATCTGATTACCAGGAACATGAAGACACAGGTCAACAACATGCCTCCAATCATGATGAACTTGTCTTGGGTGGCTCGTCTTTCAATCAGTCTCATCACTGTGTTCGACAGCCCTAACATGTTGGCCACATCCAGCATCTTCTTATGGGTCCCCTGTGTAGAGCGGAGACAGAGCCATACTCAGGTAAACAGTCATGATCACGTGTCTCAAACAGCCATACACACAATGTTGTGGAAGATTTAGCCATTCCATGACAACAGTGTAATTATCCACACTAATTCATCTGATTTTGGGAGACGTTGAGTGCCAACACCCTCCCTGACGCGCCGCTCTGTCAGAAGTTTCTCATGGCTAGACAACCGGGCTGTGAGTGCCGATCAACAGACACACCCTGATAAGAGGAGGCCTGAAGCAAAGCCAGGAAGACCATCTCCTCCCTGGAAACACGGACTCACCCGCTAACTGAGCATAGACTGTACACACCAACAATGAGACTATTGTCATCACTGTGGACACCAGAAACTGGGTCAGGGTCTAAGCTTGAACCTGAATCTATGcagtgaatttaaaaaaacaaaagagagaaggtCCTCTGCTCTGCTACAGATAATCCTCTTTCTAAATCTTGTATTAAATCTCATGCACACACCTTCAGTGTAGACCTTTGATCTCTGAGGCCGTTGAGGATGCTACTGCCACTGCCCAGGAGGTCATCCATGCCTCTGTGTGCGTTGTGCAAATTGGAGTTAAACTGTAGGGTCTCGTCTATGGGGATGGAGGTGTCTGCGTCCTGTTGAGCAAGAACAAACAGTTTTTAATGCCACATTATTCAGCCCGAAGAGTCAAAGTTGGATTCCTGTCCTATAAAGTGATGGTCAACTTCACCACCCCCAGTCTGAGCTGGGTAGGTAGGAAACATACGTTGGTCGTGAAGGTACGGCTCATGAG is a window encoding:
- the gpatch8 gene encoding G patch domain-containing protein 8 isoform X3; protein product: MGMGRMEMELDYAEDATEKRRVLEVEKEDTEELRQKYKDQMEKEKAIAKALEDLRANFYCELCDKQYTKHQEFDNHINSYDHAHKQRLKELKQREFARNVSSRSRKGGKKQEKMLRRLHELAEQRKQQDRTPGSGPMFKTTTVAVDGEKAEDGDSMTPENATLSDGALEGSPVDKTGQASPKPGPTISFSLGKNTSSSPTPSGASKVSVSFSFAKKAPVKLETAAAVFADHGEEAMEEEEGQEGEKAGGQEEMSGCTDSPRGGEGGGGIGEGGEGISMAGTEEVQQPDDGGSLASTLNKLKMMMKKEEGYAGQEPQYYHYVPPAHCRVKPHFQFLLFMKATDQCQSKEEEDEEDGQEEKRVEDSSGQPEPNVTECKPEKEHSNVTSTPEPEPAPQSPIVKMEDVSSCAADTASMVSTSPTQKVESALDTLDSNTGPKIPTGPFFPVLSKDESTTLQWPSELLEFTKAQPSLSYSCNPLYFDFKLSRNKGLRGGKAAKSPKPCEESGDKGQEMATSTAEVDTTTKPGTSTDKDKPMMKGEAGQSEGDEQKPAIGSSSAKKKKKKKKHKKSAKHSKRKGKEKVKEDAEGENVVTQEKPKKKKKHKRKKSKNKAPDQDEATGDEKAKPKSEDKAVASSAQATTGGAGATGNTGAEPGKRKRATKEVPCKSGAEEGGAGKGADKANSSEEHSGTKRQKTDSSAPQSASCSTSAQKSPGPGRPPSSESEDEGGTKTQRSRHHHRSSPREQRRHHSDESGRSCSRSSRRGERRGSSRRRHRGQTSRSHSYSSSSERSSAGSSAYSHRSRSYSDSYSDYSTEGRRRRHSKRSTDSEYERRGSRGRRRSRRHQYSSSSSDDSRSRSHSYSRRKRHRRHHRSSSRSSSSWSRSTSARSWRHSYSRSHSSASRSSSSTKGSPRRRAPRGRGDTDTHRRDFNRSRIYRSQSPRSSSSRGLNRNTHSSSSQSLRPGGSRDAGEQKNSLTARQLLEKVQSKKSSDDSVTGTKSGIKIKDPPQGYFGPKLPPTLGSKAMLPLFGKLQAGKKPVIPLTRPDEGEKSGGGKGSEAEAEVILVEPIREFPPPPPPPAPPVQKVEEAPQTTVVQEETQQPTTEAQVHQEPRPLFEQDPSMMMPQYQGEPGQDPSQNPLMESLMPEMQQQQPQMHAYPAYPPPNLEEDGMEAEEDGLAPLESQPITFTPEEMEKYSKLQQAAQQHIQQQLLAKQVKTFPSAAAAAAAAAAAANLAPAPPPPALQQIHIQQPTVSVASGTSITTVQHAILQHHAATAAAMGIHPAHPHHPHPAHAQLAQVHHIPQHHLTPISLSPLGPSLGHSLGHSLGHAGLIPAHPTAFLSGQPIHIIPASALHHTPLALHHVPHTALYPTLFTPRPSQAAAAAALQLHPLLHPIFSGQDLQHPPNHGS
- the gpatch8 gene encoding G patch domain-containing protein 8 isoform X2, with product MQGRTDPVPIILKYDVMGMGRMEMELDYAEDATEKRRVLEVEKEDTEELRQKYKDQMEKEKAIAKALEDLRANFYCELCDKQYTKHQEFDNHINSYDHAHKQRLKELKQREFARNVSSRSRKGGKKQEKMLRRLHELAEQRKQQDRTPGSGPMFKTTTVAVDGEKAEDGDSMTPENATLSDGALEGSPVDKTGQASPKPGPTISFSLGKNTSSSPTPSGASKVSVSFSFAKKAPVKLETAAAVFADHGEEAMEEEEGQEGEKAGGQEEMSGCTDSPRGGEGGGGIGEGGEGISMAGTEEVQQPDDGGSLASTLNKLKMMMKKEEGYAGQEPQYYHYVPPAHCRVKPHFQFLLFMKATDQCQSKEEEDEEDGQEEKRVEDSSGQPEPNVTECKPEKEHSNVTSTPEPEPAPQSPIVKMEDVSSCAADTASMVSTSPTQKVESALDTLDSNTGPKIPTGPFFPVLSKDESTTLQWPSELLEFTKAQPSLSYSCNPLYFDFKLSRNKGLRGGKAAKSPKPCEESGDKGQEMATSTAEVDTTTKPGTSTDKDKPMMKGEAGQSEGDEQKPAIGSSSAKKKKKKKKHKKSAKHSKRKGKEKVKEDAEGENVVTQEKPKKKKKHKRKKSKNKAPDQDEATGDEKAKPKSEDKAVASSAQATTGGAGATGNTGAEPGKRKRATKEVPCKSGAEEGGAGKGADKANSSEEHSGTKRQKTDSSAPQSASCSTSAQKSPGPGRPPSSESEDEGGTKTQRSRHHHRSSPREQRRHHSDESGRSCSRSSRRGERRGSSRRRHRGQTSRSHSYSSSSERSSAGSSAYSHRSRSYSDSYSDYSTEGRRRRHSKRSTDSEYERRGSRGRRRSRRHQYSSSSSDDSRSRSHSYSRRKRHRRHHRSSSRSSSSWSRSTSARSWRHSYSRSHSSASRSSSSTKGSPRRRAPRGRGDTDTHRRDFNRSRIYRSQSPRSSSSRGLNRNTHSSSSQSLRPGGSRDAGEQKNSLTARQLLEKVQSKKSSDDSVTGTKSGIKIKDPPQGYFGPKLPPTLGSKAMLPLFGKLQAGKKPVIPLTRPDEGEKSGGGKGSEAEAEVILVEPIREFPPPPPPPAPPVQKVEEAPQTTVVQEETQQPTTEAQVHQEPRPLFEQDPSMMMPQYQGEPGQDPSQNPLMESLMPEMQQQQPQMHAYPAYPPPNLEEDGMEAEEDGLAPLESQPITFTPEEMEKYSKLQQAAQQHIQQQLLAKQVKTFPSAAAAAAAAAAAANLAPAPPPPALQQIHIQQPTVSVASGTSITTVQHAILQHHAATAAAMGIHPAHPHHPHPAHAQLAQVHHIPQHHLTPISLSPLGPSLGHSLGHSLGHAGLIPAHPTAFLSGQPIHIIPASALHHTPLALHHVPHTALYPTLFTPRPSQAAAAAALQLHPLLHPIFSGQDLQHPPNHGS
- the gpatch8 gene encoding G patch domain-containing protein 8 isoform X1 — its product is MADRFSRFNEERDFQGGNHFDQYEEGQLELEQASLDKPIESDNIGHRLLQKHGWKLGQGLGKTMQGRTDPVPIILKYDVMGMGRMEMELDYAEDATEKRRVLEVEKEDTEELRQKYKDQMEKEKAIAKALEDLRANFYCELCDKQYTKHQEFDNHINSYDHAHKQRLKELKQREFARNVSSRSRKGGKKQEKMLRRLHELAEQRKQQDRTPGSGPMFKTTTVAVDGEKAEDGDSMTPENATLSDGALEGSPVDKTGQASPKPGPTISFSLGKNTSSSPTPSGASKVSVSFSFAKKAPVKLETAAAVFADHGEEAMEEEEGQEGEKAGGQEEMSGCTDSPRGGEGGGGIGEGGEGISMAGTEEVQQPDDGGSLASTLNKLKMMMKKEEGYAGQEPQYYHYVPPAHCRVKPHFQFLLFMKATDQCQSKEEEDEEDGQEEKRVEDSSGQPEPNVTECKPEKEHSNVTSTPEPEPAPQSPIVKMEDVSSCAADTASMVSTSPTQKVESALDTLDSNTGPKIPTGPFFPVLSKDESTTLQWPSELLEFTKAQPSLSYSCNPLYFDFKLSRNKGLRGGKAAKSPKPCEESGDKGQEMATSTAEVDTTTKPGTSTDKDKPMMKGEAGQSEGDEQKPAIGSSSAKKKKKKKKHKKSAKHSKRKGKEKVKEDAEGENVVTQEKPKKKKKHKRKKSKNKAPDQDEATGDEKAKPKSEDKAVASSAQATTGGAGATGNTGAEPGKRKRATKEVPCKSGAEEGGAGKGADKANSSEEHSGTKRQKTDSSAPQSASCSTSAQKSPGPGRPPSSESEDEGGTKTQRSRHHHRSSPREQRRHHSDESGRSCSRSSRRGERRGSSRRRHRGQTSRSHSYSSSSERSSAGSSAYSHRSRSYSDSYSDYSTEGRRRRHSKRSTDSEYERRGSRGRRRSRRHQYSSSSSDDSRSRSHSYSRRKRHRRHHRSSSRSSSSWSRSTSARSWRHSYSRSHSSASRSSSSTKGSPRRRAPRGRGDTDTHRRDFNRSRIYRSQSPRSSSSRGLNRNTHSSSSQSLRPGGSRDAGEQKNSLTARQLLEKVQSKKSSDDSVTGTKSGIKIKDPPQGYFGPKLPPTLGSKAMLPLFGKLQAGKKPVIPLTRPDEGEKSGGGKGSEAEAEVILVEPIREFPPPPPPPAPPVQKVEEAPQTTVVQEETQQPTTEAQVHQEPRPLFEQDPSMMMPQYQGEPGQDPSQNPLMESLMPEMQQQQPQMHAYPAYPPPNLEEDGMEAEEDGLAPLESQPITFTPEEMEKYSKLQQAAQQHIQQQLLAKQVKTFPSAAAAAAAAAAAANLAPAPPPPALQQIHIQQPTVSVASGTSITTVQHAILQHHAATAAAMGIHPAHPHHPHPAHAQLAQVHHIPQHHLTPISLSPLGPSLGHSLGHSLGHAGLIPAHPTAFLSGQPIHIIPASALHHTPLALHHVPHTALYPTLFTPRPSQAAAAAALQLHPLLHPIFSGQDLQHPPNHGS
- the gosr2 gene encoding Golgi SNAP receptor complex member 2 — protein: METLYHQTNKQIQEVQSLMGNLEKTDRQSVHLLENELQARIDQIFNHLERLEILASKEPPNRRQNAKLRVDQLKYDVQHLRTALQNFQHRRYAREAQDREREELMSRTFTTNDADTSIPIDETLQFNSNLHNAHRGMDDLLGSGSSILNGLRDQRSTLKGTHKKMLDVANMLGLSNTVMRLIERRATQDKFIMIGGMLLTCVFMFLVIRYLG